Genomic segment of Arachnia propionica:
CATCGCGAGCCCCTCGGCGGCGCGGCGCACCACCAGGACCCGCTGCGGGGACAGACCGTCGGCCGCCAGGCTCTCGGCCCACCACGTGGAATCCCGTTCCGCGACCTCAATGGCCTCCGGGAAATCGAGGACCCCCGCCCACACCGGGGTCGGGGAAAAGTACCTCAGCACATCCTCCGATCCCGTGCAGAGCGCCCTGACGTAGGCGCGCATCAACCTCCCAGGACGCTCGTCCGAGGCGTCGAGGTGCTGCATCACGGCCTGACGGAAGGTGGTCACCACGTCCTCAAGGAGGGCGACGATGAGCTGTTTCCGATTCGCGAAGTGGTGCAGCAGGCCGCTCTTGGACACCCCCGCCACCTCGGCGATCCGGGACAGCGAAGCGCCCGTTCCCCGCTCAGCCAACACCTCGGCTGCGGC
This window contains:
- a CDS encoding TetR/AcrR family transcriptional regulator is translated as MTRDGHRTRNAERTRVAVLKAAAEVLAERGTGASLSRIAEVAGVSKSGLLHHFANRKQLIVALLEDVVTTFRQAVMQHLDASDERPGRLMRAYVRALCTGSEDVLRYFSPTPVWAGVLDFPEAIEVAERDSTWWAESLAADGLSPQRVLVVRRAAEGLAMAVCYGEETQASLAEGRQLLLSLTEGGGLPD